A genomic stretch from Rhodobacterales bacterium HKCCA1288 includes:
- the queG gene encoding tRNA epoxyqueuosine(34) reductase QueG, with translation MSALKQTLTTEAKAIGFAKIGVCRPTDIAEAGARMHAFVAAGHHGQMGWLADRIAWRSDPSVLWPEAKSVIMLADLYTPNHDPLAILQEKSRAAISVYAQNKDYHDVVKKRLKRLGRWLLEQAGEDHQIKVFVDTAPVMEKPLAQAAGLGWQGKHTNLLARDLGNFFFLGAIFTTVPLEPDSPDVSHCGSCTACLDICPTKAFPAPYQLDARRCISYLTIEHKGPIDPDLRSALGNRIYGCDDCLAVCPWNKFAQTATEMRYAPRDDLRAPNLAKLVQLDDQGFRDRFSGSPIKRIGRDRFVRNVLYAIGNSGDAGLIEMARSLVDDPDAAVSDAAKWALEQRP, from the coding sequence TTGAGCGCGCTGAAGCAGACCCTAACGACCGAGGCCAAAGCCATAGGTTTTGCCAAAATTGGTGTTTGTCGACCCACAGATATCGCTGAAGCAGGGGCGCGCATGCACGCGTTTGTGGCGGCAGGGCATCATGGCCAAATGGGATGGTTGGCAGATCGCATTGCGTGGCGTTCTGATCCAAGCGTGCTTTGGCCCGAAGCGAAATCGGTGATCATGTTGGCTGATCTTTACACGCCAAACCATGACCCGCTTGCGATTTTGCAAGAGAAATCCCGCGCTGCGATTTCGGTCTATGCGCAAAACAAAGACTATCATGATGTGGTCAAGAAACGGCTCAAACGCCTCGGGCGGTGGCTGCTGGAACAAGCAGGCGAAGACCATCAGATCAAGGTATTTGTTGATACGGCCCCCGTGATGGAGAAACCCCTTGCGCAGGCTGCAGGGCTGGGGTGGCAGGGCAAACATACCAATCTCTTGGCGCGGGATTTGGGCAATTTCTTTTTCTTGGGTGCCATTTTCACAACGGTTCCTCTCGAACCAGACAGCCCAGACGTCAGCCATTGCGGAAGTTGCACAGCCTGCCTTGATATTTGCCCAACAAAAGCCTTCCCCGCGCCCTACCAATTGGATGCGCGGCGGTGCATTTCTTACCTCACAATCGAACATAAAGGCCCGATTGATCCTGACCTGAGATCCGCTTTGGGAAATCGTATTTACGGCTGCGATGATTGTCTGGCCGTTTGCCCTTGGAATAAATTTGCTCAAACAGCGACCGAGATGCGCTATGCCCCGCGCGATGATCTGCGCGCACCCAATTTAGCGAAGTTGGTGCAGCTTGATGATCAAGGGTTCCGCGATAGGTTTTCAGGATCACCGATCAAACGCATTGGGCGGGATCGGTTTGTGCGCAATGTGCTTTATGCAATTGGCAATAGCGGCGATGCAGGCTTGATTGAAATGGCGCGCAGTTTGGTGGATGATCCTGACGCGGCCGTATCGGATGCCGCCAAATGGGCTTTGGAGCAACGACCATGA
- a CDS encoding SDR family oxidoreductase: MILLSFGHGYSASALERRLLPQGWEIIATTRDPKKAEALRARGLSARVWGRDDLSADIARATHILSSIAPEGGRDPVLGAWGGALAPCLDEKAWIGYLSTTGVYGDHGGAWVDETSPLTPNTDRGRARVAAESEWAAVCRQTKAPLHIFRLAGIYGPHRGPFEKLRNGTARRIIKEGQVFSRIHVEDIAMALEASMTAQKRGAVYNICDDMPAPPEDVIAYGAELLGLPIPPAIAFEHADLGPMAASFYSENKRVKNDHVKADLGLSWLYPDYKSGLKAILAAGG, encoded by the coding sequence ATGATCCTCTTGTCTTTTGGCCACGGCTATAGCGCAAGCGCGCTTGAACGGCGATTGCTGCCACAAGGCTGGGAGATTATCGCCACGACCCGCGACCCCAAAAAGGCCGAGGCACTGCGCGCGCGGGGGTTATCTGCACGGGTTTGGGGGCGTGATGATCTCTCTGCCGATATCGCGCGTGCCACTCATATTCTATCATCCATTGCCCCTGAGGGCGGGCGCGATCCTGTTTTGGGCGCATGGGGCGGGGCGCTTGCACCTTGCTTGGATGAAAAAGCATGGATTGGGTATCTGTCGACCACGGGCGTTTATGGCGATCACGGGGGGGCGTGGGTGGATGAAACCAGCCCGCTCACCCCCAACACGGATCGCGGACGCGCCCGCGTTGCGGCAGAAAGCGAATGGGCCGCCGTTTGCCGCCAAACCAAGGCGCCGTTACATATTTTCCGTCTGGCAGGAATTTATGGCCCCCATCGTGGCCCGTTTGAAAAACTGCGAAACGGGACAGCGCGGCGCATTATCAAAGAGGGACAAGTGTTTTCACGGATCCATGTTGAGGATATCGCGATGGCGCTAGAGGCCTCGATGACGGCGCAAAAGCGCGGGGCTGTTTACAATATATGCGATGACATGCCCGCCCCTCCCGAAGATGTGATTGCCTATGGGGCCGAGTTACTGGGCCTGCCAATTCCACCTGCAATCGCGTTTGAACACGCCGATTTGGGGCCGATGGCAGCCAGTTTTTATTCAGAAAATAAGCGGGTCAAGAATGACCATGTGAAAGCTGATCTTGGCCTTTCATGGCTCTATCCCGACTATAAATCAGGGCTAAAGGCCATTCTTGCGGCAGGCGGGTAA
- a CDS encoding L,D-transpeptidase family protein, which translates to MSIRRGFIVFVFATALSGCVSKTIPTYTGPEVTRIVLDKNERELTLLHNDQVLRSYDVELGFAPEGHKQFEGDGRTPEGRYYIDRRNPNSAFYLSIGLSYPNAQDRAFARARGRSPGGDIFIHGTPASVMFRNDWTAGCIAVSNAEMREIYSMVNLRTPIDIYP; encoded by the coding sequence ATGAGTATACGCCGCGGTTTTATCGTGTTTGTCTTTGCCACTGCCCTGAGCGGGTGCGTGTCAAAAACAATTCCGACTTATACAGGCCCTGAGGTAACGCGCATTGTCCTCGACAAAAACGAGCGCGAATTGACGCTCTTGCATAATGACCAAGTGCTGCGCAGCTATGATGTGGAACTGGGCTTTGCACCCGAAGGGCATAAGCAATTCGAAGGCGATGGTCGCACGCCAGAAGGGCGATATTACATCGACCGCCGCAATCCCAATTCAGCCTTTTACCTGTCAATCGGGCTAAGTTATCCGAACGCCCAAGACCGCGCCTTCGCGCGCGCGCGTGGGCGATCACCTGGGGGCGATATTTTCATCCACGGGACCCCGGCGAGCGTGATGTTTCGCAATGATTGGACGGCGGGGTGTATTGCTGTCTCAAACGCCGAAATGCGTGAGATTTATTCAATGGTGAACCTACGCACACCGATTGACATCTATCCGTGA
- a CDS encoding CAP domain-containing protein translates to MRIIFLMGLTVLVAGCQIGAPTRPDPNSVRIYRLDQADRAEVQFRVLDAVNLLRASAQAPALGLDSGLIAAASTHARDMSVQNRPWHFGSDGSSPIDRARRAGYAGAVLGENISETYEGELETLRAWMAQPDTRAVILDPSGRDLGLGYFQEDAGKIWWVLMVGDSRRAAFGPRG, encoded by the coding sequence ATGCGAATAATCTTCCTCATGGGGCTGACAGTGTTGGTTGCGGGCTGCCAAATTGGTGCGCCCACGCGGCCTGACCCAAACTCGGTGCGGATTTATCGGCTGGATCAGGCGGATCGCGCTGAAGTGCAGTTTCGGGTCTTGGACGCGGTCAATCTTCTGCGCGCCTCCGCTCAAGCCCCTGCGCTCGGGCTTGATAGTGGGTTGATTGCAGCCGCATCGACCCATGCCCGCGATATGTCTGTGCAAAATCGACCATGGCATTTTGGCTCGGACGGCTCATCACCCATAGATCGCGCAAGGCGCGCGGGTTATGCGGGGGCGGTTTTGGGTGAAAATATCTCGGAAACCTATGAAGGCGAGCTTGAAACCCTGCGGGCATGGATGGCGCAGCCTGACACAAGGGCCGTCATTCTTGACCCAAGTGGCCGCGACTTGGGGCTTGGGTATTTCCAAGAAGATGCTGGAAAAATTTGGTGGGTGCTCATGGTCGGTGACAGCCGCCGCGCGGCCTTTGGCCCCCGTGGGTGA
- a CDS encoding L,D-transpeptidase, translating into MAKSKPMKRRPFMVGLGASALTLSAGNPALAQSLADSTEIEADISHSVPRNISSFRTLDWRPYFTNTQNGAILVDLTSRALHFWSADQSIYRLYPTSVPMSEDLTRRGRTEVVRRVEGPDWSPTPAMKERNPEWPDYVPPGPDNPLGTHALYLSWQFYRIHGTHDTRKIGRRSSNGCIGLYNEHIAELYNLARIGTQVLLI; encoded by the coding sequence ATGGCAAAGTCAAAGCCTATGAAACGAAGGCCATTTATGGTGGGGCTTGGCGCAAGCGCATTGACGCTGAGCGCAGGTAATCCCGCCTTGGCGCAAAGCCTTGCGGATAGCACCGAAATTGAAGCGGATATCTCGCATTCTGTGCCACGAAATATCTCTAGTTTTCGGACCTTGGATTGGCGGCCCTATTTCACCAATACCCAAAACGGGGCGATTTTGGTGGATTTGACCTCGCGCGCACTGCACTTCTGGAGCGCCGATCAATCTATCTATCGGCTGTATCCGACATCGGTTCCAATGAGCGAAGACCTGACCCGCCGTGGTCGCACGGAGGTGGTGCGCCGTGTCGAAGGCCCCGATTGGAGCCCGACCCCAGCCATGAAGGAACGCAACCCAGAATGGCCCGATTATGTGCCACCTGGCCCAGATAACCCATTAGGAACACACGCACTTTATCTGTCGTGGCAATTCTATCGCATCCACGGAACGCATGACACGCGCAAGATTGGTCGGCGGTCGTCAAACGGATGTATTGGGCTTTATAACGAACATATTGCAGAACTTTACAATTTGGCGCGCATTGGCACGCAAGTGTTGCTAATTTGA
- the rlmN gene encoding 23S rRNA (adenine(2503)-C(2))-methyltransferase RlmN, producing MTQASAPITQDVLTIPRKLPETGLTNIVGLSRDALRAALIAAGTPEKQAKMRVNQIWQWVYVWGARDFDGMTNLAKSYRAELAENFYIGLPEMVSRQISSDGTRKYLARIAGGHEVEVVYIPEEDRGTLCISSQVGCTLTCSFCHTGTQKLVRNLTAAEIVGQIMMARDDLDDWPRPGEAYGERPRLISNIVLMGMGEPLYNFDAVRDAMKIAMDGEGISLSRRRITLSTSGVVPEIARCAEEIGCMLAISFHATTDEVRDRLVPINKKWPIAELLEALRQYPKASNSERITFEYVMLKDVNDSDEDAHRLIKLIKGIPAKINLIPFNEWPGAPYQRSDWARIKRFADIIYKAGYASPIRTPRGEDIMAACGQLKSATERARKSRAEIAAEIGEA from the coding sequence ATGACCCAAGCCAGCGCCCCGATCACGCAGGATGTTTTGACCATTCCGCGCAAACTGCCCGAAACAGGCCTGACGAATATCGTTGGCCTCAGTCGTGATGCATTGCGCGCGGCGTTAATCGCAGCAGGCACGCCCGAGAAACAGGCCAAGATGCGGGTTAATCAAATCTGGCAATGGGTCTATGTCTGGGGGGCGCGGGATTTTGACGGGATGACCAACCTCGCCAAGTCTTATCGCGCTGAATTGGCAGAAAATTTTTATATTGGTCTGCCTGAAATGGTCAGCCGCCAAATCTCAAGCGATGGCACGCGGAAATATCTGGCGCGGATTGCGGGCGGCCATGAGGTTGAGGTCGTCTATATCCCCGAAGAAGATCGCGGCACATTGTGTATTTCAAGCCAAGTTGGCTGCACCCTGACATGTTCTTTCTGTCACACGGGCACGCAGAAACTGGTGCGCAATCTGACGGCGGCTGAGATTGTCGGGCAGATCATGATGGCGCGCGATGATTTGGATGATTGGCCGCGCCCAGGCGAGGCCTATGGCGAGCGGCCGCGTTTGATCTCAAATATCGTGCTGATGGGCATGGGTGAGCCGCTCTATAATTTCGATGCGGTGCGCGATGCGATGAAAATCGCAATGGACGGCGAAGGGATCAGCCTCAGCCGCCGCCGTATTACCCTTTCGACCAGTGGCGTTGTGCCAGAAATTGCACGTTGTGCCGAGGAAATCGGCTGTATGTTAGCCATCAGCTTTCATGCCACGACAGACGAGGTGCGCGATCGTCTTGTTCCGATTAACAAGAAATGGCCTATCGCGGAGCTGCTTGAGGCCTTACGGCAATATCCAAAAGCCTCAAATTCTGAGCGGATTACGTTTGAATATGTGATGCTCAAGGATGTGAACGACAGTGACGAAGATGCGCATCGGTTGATCAAGCTGATCAAAGGCATCCCCGCGAAGATCAATTTGATCCCGTTCAACGAATGGCCTGGCGCCCCCTATCAGCGGTCAGATTGGGCGCGGATCAAGCGGTTTGCAGATATTATTTACAAGGCGGGCTATGCCAGCCCCATTCGCACGCCCCGTGGTGAAGACATCATGGCGGCCTGTGGTCAGTTGAAATCTGCGACTGAACGCGCGCGCAAATCACGCGCTGAAATTGCTGCCGAGATTGGCGAAGCCTGA